In Notamacropus eugenii isolate mMacEug1 chromosome 1, mMacEug1.pri_v2, whole genome shotgun sequence, one genomic interval encodes:
- the BTBD3 gene encoding BTB/POZ domain-containing protein 3 isoform X2 — protein sequence MAADIFPRKKPANSSTSTVQQYHQQNLNNNNTIPAPNWQGLYPTIRERNAVMFNNDLMADVHFVVGPPGGTQRLPGHKYVLAVGSSVFHAMFYGELAEDKDEIRIPDVEPAAFLAMLKYIYCDEIDLAADTVLATLYAAKKYIVPHLARACVNFLETSLSAKNACVLLSQSCLFEEPDLTQRCWEVIDAQAELALKSEGFCDIDFQTLESILRRETLNAKEIVVFEAALNWAEVECQRQELSLSIENKRKVLGKALYLIRIPTMALDDFANGAAQSGVLTLNETNDIFLWYTAAKKPELEFVSNARKGLVPQRCHRFQSCAYRSNQWRYRGRCDSIQFAVDKRVFIAGFGLYGSSCGSAEYSAKIELKRQGVILGQNISKYFSDGSSNTFPVWFEYPVQIEPDTFYTASVILDGNELSYFGQEGMTEVQCGKVTVQFQCSSDSTNGTGVQGGQIPELIFYA from the exons atggctGCTGATATTTTTCCCCGTAAGAAGCCAGCCAACTCCAGTACAAGCACTGTCCAGCAGTACCACCAGCAGAATCTCAATAACAATAATACTATTCCAGCCCCTAATTGGCAGGGGCTTTATCCCACCATCAGAGAAAG AAATGCGGTGATGTTCAACAATGATTTGATGGCAGATGTTCATTTTGTGGTTGGGCCACCAGGTGGGACACAGCGGTTGCCAGGACACAAA TATGTTTTAGCTGTTGGGAGCTCTGTATTCCATGCAATGTTTTATGGAGAGCTTGCTGAGGACAAAGATGAAATCCGTATACCAGATGTCGAACCTGCTGCTTTTCTCGCTATGCTGAA ATACATCTATTGCGATGAAATTGACTTGGCTGCTGACACAGTGCTTGCTACCCTTTATGCTGCCAAAAAGTACATCGTCCCTCATCTCGCCCGCGCCTGCGTCAATTTCCTGGAGACCAGTCTAAGTGCGAAGAACGCTTGTGTGCTGCTTTCCCAGAGCTGCCTCTTTGAAGAACCCGACCTGACCCAGCGTTGCTGGGAGGTGATCGATGCCCAAGCTGAGCTAGCGCTCAAATCTGAGGGATTCTGTGATATTGATTTTCAAACATTAGAGAGTATCCTCCGCAGGGAGACTCTGAATGCCAAAGAGATTGTTGTTTTTGAGGCTGCTCTCAATTGGGCTGAAGTTGAGTGTCAGCGCCAGGAGCTGTCACTGAGCATTGAAAATAAACGGAAGGTCCTTGGAAAGGCACTGTACTTGATTCGAATTCCCACCATGGCCCTTGATGACTTTGCAAATGGCGCCGCCCAGTCTGGAGTTTTGACTCTGAATGAAACCAACGATATCTTTCTTTGGTACACAGCAGCCAAAAAGCCTGAGCTAGAGTTTGTGAGCAATGCCCGTAAGGGCCTTGTTCCACAGCGCTGCCACCGCTTCCAGTCCTGTGCCTACCGAAGCAACCAGTGGCGATACCGGGGTCGGTGTGACAGCATTCAGTTTGCTGTGGACAAAAGGGTCTTCATTGCTGGCTTTGGTCTCTATGGCTCCAGTTGTGGTTCAGCAGAATACAGTGCCAAGATTGAACTCAAACGCCAGGGTGTCATTCTAGGACAGAACATAAGCAAATATTTCTCAGATGGATCTAGCAACACTTTCCCAGTGTGGTTTGAGTATCCTGTGCAGATTGAGCCAGACACCTTTTACACAGCCAGCGTCATTTTGGATGGCAATGAATTGAGTTACTTTGGACAGGAAGGAATGACAGAGGTTCAGTGTGGTAAAGTGACTGTGCAGTTTCAGTGCTCTTCAGACAGTACTAATGGTACTGGTGTGCAGGGAGGACAAATTCCTGAACTTATATTTTATgcttaa
- the BTBD3 gene encoding BTB/POZ domain-containing protein 3 isoform X1: MVDDKGKNMKCLTFFLMLPETVKNRSKKSSKKANTGNSSKLPPVCYEIITLRTKKKKKMAADIFPRKKPANSSTSTVQQYHQQNLNNNNTIPAPNWQGLYPTIRERNAVMFNNDLMADVHFVVGPPGGTQRLPGHKYVLAVGSSVFHAMFYGELAEDKDEIRIPDVEPAAFLAMLKYIYCDEIDLAADTVLATLYAAKKYIVPHLARACVNFLETSLSAKNACVLLSQSCLFEEPDLTQRCWEVIDAQAELALKSEGFCDIDFQTLESILRRETLNAKEIVVFEAALNWAEVECQRQELSLSIENKRKVLGKALYLIRIPTMALDDFANGAAQSGVLTLNETNDIFLWYTAAKKPELEFVSNARKGLVPQRCHRFQSCAYRSNQWRYRGRCDSIQFAVDKRVFIAGFGLYGSSCGSAEYSAKIELKRQGVILGQNISKYFSDGSSNTFPVWFEYPVQIEPDTFYTASVILDGNELSYFGQEGMTEVQCGKVTVQFQCSSDSTNGTGVQGGQIPELIFYA; encoded by the exons ATGGTAGATGACAAGGGAAAGAACATGAAATGTCTCACCTTTTTTTTGATGCTTCCAGAGACTGTCAAGAACAGGTCCAAGAAAAGCTCTAAGAAGGCGAATACCGGCAACAGCAGCAAGTTGCCTCCAGTTTGCTATGAAATCATTACCTTGAGgaccaaaaagaagaagaagatggctGCTGATATTTTTCCCCGTAAGAAGCCAGCCAACTCCAGTACAAGCACTGTCCAGCAGTACCACCAGCAGAATCTCAATAACAATAATACTATTCCAGCCCCTAATTGGCAGGGGCTTTATCCCACCATCAGAGAAAG AAATGCGGTGATGTTCAACAATGATTTGATGGCAGATGTTCATTTTGTGGTTGGGCCACCAGGTGGGACACAGCGGTTGCCAGGACACAAA TATGTTTTAGCTGTTGGGAGCTCTGTATTCCATGCAATGTTTTATGGAGAGCTTGCTGAGGACAAAGATGAAATCCGTATACCAGATGTCGAACCTGCTGCTTTTCTCGCTATGCTGAA ATACATCTATTGCGATGAAATTGACTTGGCTGCTGACACAGTGCTTGCTACCCTTTATGCTGCCAAAAAGTACATCGTCCCTCATCTCGCCCGCGCCTGCGTCAATTTCCTGGAGACCAGTCTAAGTGCGAAGAACGCTTGTGTGCTGCTTTCCCAGAGCTGCCTCTTTGAAGAACCCGACCTGACCCAGCGTTGCTGGGAGGTGATCGATGCCCAAGCTGAGCTAGCGCTCAAATCTGAGGGATTCTGTGATATTGATTTTCAAACATTAGAGAGTATCCTCCGCAGGGAGACTCTGAATGCCAAAGAGATTGTTGTTTTTGAGGCTGCTCTCAATTGGGCTGAAGTTGAGTGTCAGCGCCAGGAGCTGTCACTGAGCATTGAAAATAAACGGAAGGTCCTTGGAAAGGCACTGTACTTGATTCGAATTCCCACCATGGCCCTTGATGACTTTGCAAATGGCGCCGCCCAGTCTGGAGTTTTGACTCTGAATGAAACCAACGATATCTTTCTTTGGTACACAGCAGCCAAAAAGCCTGAGCTAGAGTTTGTGAGCAATGCCCGTAAGGGCCTTGTTCCACAGCGCTGCCACCGCTTCCAGTCCTGTGCCTACCGAAGCAACCAGTGGCGATACCGGGGTCGGTGTGACAGCATTCAGTTTGCTGTGGACAAAAGGGTCTTCATTGCTGGCTTTGGTCTCTATGGCTCCAGTTGTGGTTCAGCAGAATACAGTGCCAAGATTGAACTCAAACGCCAGGGTGTCATTCTAGGACAGAACATAAGCAAATATTTCTCAGATGGATCTAGCAACACTTTCCCAGTGTGGTTTGAGTATCCTGTGCAGATTGAGCCAGACACCTTTTACACAGCCAGCGTCATTTTGGATGGCAATGAATTGAGTTACTTTGGACAGGAAGGAATGACAGAGGTTCAGTGTGGTAAAGTGACTGTGCAGTTTCAGTGCTCTTCAGACAGTACTAATGGTACTGGTGTGCAGGGAGGACAAATTCCTGAACTTATATTTTATgcttaa